A DNA window from Hordeum vulgare subsp. vulgare chromosome 1H, MorexV3_pseudomolecules_assembly, whole genome shotgun sequence contains the following coding sequences:
- the LOC123429951 gene encoding ubiquitin-conjugating enzyme E2 4-like isoform X2: protein MSSPSKRREMDLMKLMMSDYKVEMVNDGMQEFFVEFRGPTESIYQGGVWKVRVELPDAYPYKSPSIGFINKIYHPNVDEMSGSVCLDVINQTWSPMFDLVNVFEVFLPQLLLYPNPSDPLNGEAAALMMRDRPAYEQKVKEFCDKYAKPEDAGITPEDKSSDEEELSEDEDDSGDEDIVGKPDP from the exons ATGTCCTCCCCAAGCAAGCGCCGCGAGATGGACCTCATGAAGCT GATGATGAGCGACTATAAGGTGGAGATGGTGAACGATGGGATGCAAGAATTCTTCGTGGAATTCCGAGGGCCTACTGAAA GTATTTATCAAGGTGGTGTCTGGAAGGTTAGAGTAGAACTGCCTGATGCATATCCTTACAAATCTCCGTCAATTGGTTTCATTAATAAGATTTATCACCCGAATGTGGATGAAAT GTCTGGTTCGGTATGTTTAGATGTTATCAACCAGACATGGAGCCCAATGTTTG ATCTAGTAAATGTGTTCGAAGTCTTCCTTCCACAACTTCTGTTGTACCCAAATCCGTCTGATCCATTAAACGGAGAGGCTGCTGCGCTTATGATGCGAGATCGCCCTGCTTATGAACAAAAAGTGAAAG AATTTTGTGATAAGTATGCGAAACCAGAGGATGCTGGCATAACCCCAGAAGACAAGTCTAGTGACGAAGAGGAGCTTAGCGAAGACGAAGATGACTCCGGCGATGAGGATATAGTGGGCAAACCAGATCCTTAG
- the LOC123429951 gene encoding ubiquitin-conjugating enzyme E2 5-like isoform X1, protein MSSPSKRREMDLMKLMMSDYKVEMVNDGMQEFFVEFRGPTENELLACSFALEHLRNLVNLSTVYFFYCMERAAIFLINCGCVLNLIGIYQGGVWKVRVELPDAYPYKSPSIGFINKIYHPNVDEMSGSVCLDVINQTWSPMFDLVNVFEVFLPQLLLYPNPSDPLNGEAAALMMRDRPAYEQKVKEFCDKYAKPEDAGITPEDKSSDEEELSEDEDDSGDEDIVGKPDP, encoded by the exons ATGTCCTCCCCAAGCAAGCGCCGCGAGATGGACCTCATGAAGCT GATGATGAGCGACTATAAGGTGGAGATGGTGAACGATGGGATGCAAGAATTCTTCGTGGAATTCCGAGGGCCTACTGAAA ATGAATTGCTCGCTTGTTCATTTGCCCTGgagcatcttcgcaatttggtgaATTTAAGTACAGTATATTTTTTCTATTGTATGGAAAGAGCGGCTATATTTCTAATCAATTGTGGATGTGTTCTAAATTTGATAGGTATTTATCAAGGTGGTGTCTGGAAGGTTAGAGTAGAACTGCCTGATGCATATCCTTACAAATCTCCGTCAATTGGTTTCATTAATAAGATTTATCACCCGAATGTGGATGAAAT GTCTGGTTCGGTATGTTTAGATGTTATCAACCAGACATGGAGCCCAATGTTTG ATCTAGTAAATGTGTTCGAAGTCTTCCTTCCACAACTTCTGTTGTACCCAAATCCGTCTGATCCATTAAACGGAGAGGCTGCTGCGCTTATGATGCGAGATCGCCCTGCTTATGAACAAAAAGTGAAAG AATTTTGTGATAAGTATGCGAAACCAGAGGATGCTGGCATAACCCCAGAAGACAAGTCTAGTGACGAAGAGGAGCTTAGCGAAGACGAAGATGACTCCGGCGATGAGGATATAGTGGGCAAACCAGATCCTTAG
- the LOC123429951 gene encoding ubiquitin-conjugating enzyme E2 4-like isoform X3, with translation MERAAIFLINCGCVLNLIGIYQGGVWKVRVELPDAYPYKSPSIGFINKIYHPNVDEMSGSVCLDVINQTWSPMFDLVNVFEVFLPQLLLYPNPSDPLNGEAAALMMRDRPAYEQKVKEFCDKYAKPEDAGITPEDKSSDEEELSEDEDDSGDEDIVGKPDP, from the exons ATGGAAAGAGCGGCTATATTTCTAATCAATTGTGGATGTGTTCTAAATTTGATAGGTATTTATCAAGGTGGTGTCTGGAAGGTTAGAGTAGAACTGCCTGATGCATATCCTTACAAATCTCCGTCAATTGGTTTCATTAATAAGATTTATCACCCGAATGTGGATGAAAT GTCTGGTTCGGTATGTTTAGATGTTATCAACCAGACATGGAGCCCAATGTTTG ATCTAGTAAATGTGTTCGAAGTCTTCCTTCCACAACTTCTGTTGTACCCAAATCCGTCTGATCCATTAAACGGAGAGGCTGCTGCGCTTATGATGCGAGATCGCCCTGCTTATGAACAAAAAGTGAAAG AATTTTGTGATAAGTATGCGAAACCAGAGGATGCTGGCATAACCCCAGAAGACAAGTCTAGTGACGAAGAGGAGCTTAGCGAAGACGAAGATGACTCCGGCGATGAGGATATAGTGGGCAAACCAGATCCTTAG